GCGAGCCAAAGGTAACATgttagtgtaaccgatgtgaaatggttagctagttagcggtggtgcgcgcccctacctggttcgagcccaggtaggggcgaggagagggacggaagttaCATTACTATAAACATACgtagacacctgcttgtcgaacatctcattcattAATATTGAGTCGGTCTTACTCTAGCAAAGACAGTttcaatttatactgaacaaaaatataaatgtaacaattttaAAAGACTTCAKTGATTTACAGTTCAtgtggaaatcagtcaattgaaataaattaggccataaCCTATGAATTTCACAATTGTGCAGGAGTGCTGCCATGGGTGGAGCGTAGATGGCATATGACCACCCAGTTGGCAAACAGCCCCACcaacaaatgtgcacaacattttagagaaataagctttgttaGTGTATGGAACTCTTCTGGGATAKaaaataataataattcagctcatgaaacatgggacctacactttacatttttgttcagtgtagataggtTTGGGAAGTGGCCATGTACAATTTAACAAACACTGAAATATCTGTTTAGTTTCTCACCCTTCATAGCCAATTTTATATTGACATGCTCCTCTACATATGGTCTAAAACACAAAACAGTACCTTAAAATGCAACCCTAATCGTcttaaaaacaataaacactattttggttaaaGCTGGCATTTATTTAAGCCTCATCGTTTCAGAATTACCAGTACATCAGGAATATTTGGAGTGCTTGTTGTTCCAATGAAAGACTGGCATTTAGACAGGACAGATCAGAGGATATAATAGAACTGCCAACATCTGGAAAATTAACATTGTGCAGTAATTCATAGGTAGATAAGACACACATGGATGTTTTGGGGGGGAATAGTAAAAGCACAAAAAAAGTTATGCACTCAGTCCTCTAAGCACATGCTTAAAACTTGGACTGAGAATAAGATTTGCAGTTAATGACAGTGTATAGCTATACTAAAATGAGAATAGAAATCTGCCCATAAGTTATTGCAATAACCTCAACCGTCAAAGTTATCCATTACAATATAATGGTGGTAAAATATACTCATATCTGCTGACCCACACCCCCAGTTTAACTGTAACCATTTAAAACATgtacacaaaaatataaaacatctacataaaaacaaacaatattaaGGTTGTTCTCGTTCCGTAGTCTCATTGACCTAGAAGTTTATAACCACAATGCGCAACATGATAAATACAAGATTAGCTATAGCTAAGATTGCAAAGGGGAAAAAAGGGAATAGCAAAACAAGGAGGGTATTGGAGTGGATAAGTGTGTGGCTTTCAAATCATGCCATTCTCCCAATACTATGAAAAAGTGGAGCATTCACATGCATGTATAGAGACAAAATTCTGGTGCATCACCTTGGCACTGATGCAGATTATTCTAGAATTGGGTGTGACAAAGgtaaatatttaataataatgttCCCCAAATCAGACAGATTCAACCGAAAAAGCCACATCTCGTCAGCATAATGTATCGTGTGAGTAACAGCATAGAAAACCAAAATGCAACCTTCTCAAAATTCTCTCAAAGTTAGGAGTATGGCCTCTACACTTTGGAAATGCATAGAAAATGCAGGGTCAGCATGGATTGTGTAAAAGCACCAGCAGCCCTTGTCaatactgtaatatctactgtagtACGGCTTTATTGATCTCTCTCACACTCATAACttaaaccagggatgggcaacttcaATGTGGGTGGGGCcacaaaatctgaactcatcacgaggggccgcagtggctgtCAGGTCTTAGTACCCACATCCATAACCACATGCAGCGACCAAAACATTTTTTAGCGGCCCTCTTGACGGGATAGAAAATGTtttagttaatttcctgcaattcgacacattttgccatggtcagaaagaaatgtttgcagttaaTGTgctatctgagtgagagtgactaacaaaatKAATGGAYCKcccccccccccccagaatgtAATTCAACTATGCCTaccacaagtttagatagctggctagacaacctaaaaaatgttagctgatgTGGGCtgacaacataaaaataaaaaaaactgctgaTTCACAACCAAATTACACCTTGTATAGTCTActataactctcaacagtaaattgagaccctgactgagttggGGGGGATTGAtctgccagttgcccatcccaaACTTAAACGGTCTTGACTGGCCACTAAAGCACCTCTAAAAATACCATCCACTGGTAAATCGTATTTAATAACTCTCATACTGTATTGCACTTAGTCATCGTGTCACTGATAGTGACAGTCCATATGAGACCCAGAGCCATTCCGGGTGTTACCCTCGGGTCCGGTCGGGGGCTCTGTGCTCAAACAGGCCTGTAGCAGGAGTCTGGCTGCCACATGCGCAAGTCCACTAGGATCTGGTTGAGCTTCTGCATCCACACGTTCCTCTCGTCCTTGGTGTCGGCACACAGCCAGTTCCTGCAGGTACACGGAAAGAGTCATGTGTTTCAGTATACTGGACCCGGAGACCCAAGTCCAATTCAGTTTCCTTCTCCCTTaagtgtgcactcattcactTCCTTGAAGGCATTGGATTGGTTTAAGAAATATGTTAATACTAGACACTGCCTACACCAATACAATTGTTTTAAAATCTTTGAGGGGGAGTAAACAAGTGCTCACTTCAGGGAGAAGAGTGCAAAAAATAGAAAACTTGTACTCAAGTGCATTAAGTGTCAAAATCAGCCAACATTCTTCACGCAAGGTATTTGCCTACAAAACACAGTGCGATGGCAACTTCGACCAGAGACTTACTTGGTGacacacattgtgtttttacacTGGCTGACGAGCGTCTctatgtcactctctctctgaggccGGACGGTGATCAGCTCAAATGTGTTGGGCCGGGCACAGAACTCCCTGTTGGCTGGCTCCACCTTACAACTGGTGCAGTTGGCCAAGTTGATGCGTCCTATTGGGTTCTAGAAAGACATGGATCCGTCCAAAGAAATAGATTGacaattaaaatatataaaaagctaCTAATTACAGGCAACATGAATTGGCATGCGGATACATTAAAACTATCAAGAATTACCTAAATAAAGCCCGAAGGCTCATTTCCACTGGAGTCCTACAGTATTGTGAAATGAGGCTCACAGGGCTTATCATTCAAGAATAAAGGCTCCAATAATAGTGATCAAAGGCAGGTTGGATCCACATCCTCTCTTACCTTGCGTTTCTCATCATCAGGGTAGGTCCAGTAGGAGATAGAGTATCCTGACAGGACACACCATCTCCTGTGCCATGCTCCGAACCCACTCACATCCTCAAACATTGTCTGAAAAACAGAAGGAAGCTATTGAAACTGCTTGTGTAATAAAGCTTGACTGAGACATGAAGACGTGAATGCCTAGGCTTGGTCTCTGCTTCCTCTTTGTGGTCTAAGCAGGGTCCCTATAAACACACTGACAATTGCTGTGTAAAAAGGGATTGATAAATacgctttagctcagcaggccaACAGTCTTGGGGTGTGCAGGGGCCCTGCGTTCAAAGCCAGTGTGTACTCACCAAGAAGCCTCTCTCCTCCACCAAGGAGCCCACCTCACACTGCATCTTCAGGTAGAGGTGTCCCTCCAAGGGGCACAGGAAAGGCACCTACAGATTACACAGGACATGTTGTAACACAGTCCTCAGCTGTAAGactaccaacaccaccacaaAATGCTTTCATCGGGTGACAGGAGAGATTGTGTTAATCGGGCTTTAGACTGAAACACAAGACTGAAACGGAAGATTCAATTGGATGGTGAAATACATTAACTGGACACTGTGCCTGAAACACCCCAAAAAACATCCAGCACAACTTATTTTCCTTACAACAATACCAACCAACTTGTAGATTGAGGTTAGAAATGTTAGTTGGTGCCACAACAGAACCACATTYTGTCACAAACCCCAAAATATTAAAATGGTCGTGGATCGATTAGCAACCTTGCTGTGAAACATGTCTCTGAGAAGTGCTCTTTCAATGCCTTCATATTCGATCTAAAAGAGAGAAACAAGGTatgtgtgagtgaatgagtgtcAGAGTCTGGCAGGTAGCACACAGACCGTGCAGGTGGCAAAaaaaggggatttttttttttttttaagactcaGATTGGGAGGCCTGTCTCCCTGCTCAGGACAACTGTCAGTTCCAAACTCTACAAATGTTACCTGCTCCCCTATGACTACACTGGACATTAGCTGGAATTGTGTGCAGAGATACAGCCAAACTGGAAATAGAGGGTGAATTCAGGATATAATGGAAGTGACTGCATTGTACAACAGTGAAAGCAAATGAGTTAGAacattaatattatatatttttatgtaacaAAGGTCTTTGGATTTTACCTTCtccaatgagaacttgtttttcCCAATAGAGGCTAGCGTTAGCTTGTGAGACCCAACCAGGACAAAGTTACTGGTGCGTACTGCATTAGGGCCCCCAGGACTGGCCACCACTGTAAAGAGCATTAGGAGGATGTTTTAGCAATGTTTTTGTAATTGCGCAGACATTATCGTCATCCAGAGACTTGCAACAATAAGCTCAACTTAagtaggtgagacaaccacacatcacaacatCTGCAAGTAAAACGTTTATAAAAATATCCACTAGAAAAATAGTTATTTAAATAAGCACAGTAAGACATCAGGGTTCAAATTCATCAGCCGAAAAAGTATCCTTACCTGGAGTCAGACTGCTCTTCTACAGGAGCAGCGAGCCAGAGATGTTAGAAAGAGAGGCATGTTTTGAATCATTTACAAGATGTCTGACTGTGCATACAACATACATGACAACATAATCTACACAGTAACAGAATATTACTATAATACATTCACCGATGCAATTCTACATCTCAAGTGGCAATCATTTCTACCAATCGCCCCCATAACAGATCCGATAAGTGTTCAAACAATCCGCATATGACTACAAGGCAGTACTGTCTGTATTAGAGGTTGGTAAGAATGAAAGCTTACAGTGATGGCGAGGAACCTCTTGGGAGTGATGGCCTAGAAAGAGAAACGGTTATTCAGTTTCAGAAGGTTACGTCGGGACACAAACAAGTGAATGGGTAATTCAAATCACTGACTAAGCCAACTGCATTGTCAGCTGTGAACAAAGCCTTCCATCCTACAAAAGGGACCCTTCACCGTGTGGAATGAAAAGTGGAGCCTGTAGGCCTAGTGTGTGTATTTGGCAGCAGCAGGCCCAGGGCCTGGTAACACCAGCATTAGTTGTGTTCTACTACCGAGTAGTAACATTACACCCACACAAAAAGGTGAGTGGGGTTTTAAAATCAGTCCCTACCGACAAGCACAACTCATGGGCATCGTGAACATGGCTCCAGAGTATCTGAACACACACCATCTCATCTTAGAGACAGGACGTCGTTTAAAATGGCTCTAAATGCATATTCTGATGCATAACAATGACAATGTATTCAAGTAGAAACTAGCAGCCAAGATACAAGACTATGCTCAGTTCCAACATTCAATAAACTGATTTGTAGTTTGTTATGGCACAGTTGAGAAAATATAACTACCTTTGACTTGCTGGGCTTCTTCCTCTTGTCAGGGTTCAACTCACGCTTCTGCACCTGAAGAAATAACCAGGGTTAGAGTAATATCCCAGATCAAAGAAGTCAGAGTCCTCCTCAAACAATATCTGCATTTGCCGAAAGTAGCAAAAACTCACCAGGCAGTAAACCTCAATATCAATTGCAAAGTCATTAGAGACGTCAGGCCTAAAATGGAAGCCAGAGAAAGACATTAGAACAGAACATGAGTGGTACTATTCTATGGTATTCCAGAGAGAGAATGTGTAGTTTAACTAACATGGTGAACTTGGTAGAGAAGGTGATCGCGTCTCCACTGATAGCGCTACGTGTGCTGGCTAGGGGAGTAGCAACTGTATTCTCAGCTCCAGCACGGATCATGATGAAGAAGTAATGGCTGGACCACTCTGGAATAAACACATAAAATAGAAAAGGTAATGATTTCAGTCTAACACACTATACATGAAGTATATTGAGCAATGTACATTTGGATCTTGTTTTTGACAGTACAATGTGGGAAACAGGATATCAATATAACTTTGTCCCCTAAAGGCAATTTGGATGCAGgcaaattacaaaaaaatacccATCATAAAATAAAATTTTTACATTTGATAATCAAGTAACAAATTGTAGTGTGTTGGGTCTACCTGGATTGTTAGCAGCGGAGCAGACAAAGTCAGCTTTGAGGGGCAGTCGTAGTTCCAGGAGGGAGATGGATCCCTTGGAGGCTGTGACCCCCATGTCTCCACCCTGCCCCATTTGACCGCTAGGACCTTCTCCCTTCAGACGGTGCAGCTCTGCCTTCAGGGCCCCCCGCTTCTCAGCTGGAGGGAGACAAGAATATAAGACTGATAAGAAAACTGAACGTAATGTTAATGTGAAATGCATGTGATAATCTCAAGATATAACAGCCGGTCCCCAAGGCATATGGAGCAAATTGGGATTGGCTGTCAGTATGTCCACCCATGTTGTAGGGGTGGAATGGGAACTCACTGGCTATAAGCAAAAGCCTCTCAGCCTCTGCCTCCACCTGCGAGCCTTTCCCATGCTCCTCATCAGTACAGCAGTTCAGGGCCTGGCTAGCCTGGCTGATCACTGTTTGCTGCAGGTTCATCTCATTGGTCAGAACCTACAAGGAATCAGAAAGAAGACATCTCATTGGTCACATGGAATGAGGAAATCAACATCAATGGTCAGAAGAACCTACATGGAATGGGGAAAGATCCCAAGAGATGAACTTACTAGAGGTCATATCTTATGCACTCAGCATTTACACTTGATTCTATGAAATCAAGTTTTTGTACAGAGTGAGATCCTTCTCACAGTATGACCCCGGAATTGTTCTTGTGCTGGCATTGTGTTACCGAGTCAGTTTCTATCCAGACAGACTTTTGGTCTGCACAGTACGGGACCATTCGTTTGCTTGCTGTCAGCACGGCGTGTTATAGGGACCATATGTGCAAATTACAGccggcactctgttcagaggcgCTAAGTACTCTTGGCCGGCAGACGCACAACAATCCTACCGGTCTGTTCATGCCTTTACCTGCATCTTCTGTTTGACGTTGGTGTGTCCTTGGCTCCTGGGTTCCTCTGCTGCTCTACGAGACACATCCTCCTTCCTCACGATGACCTGCCTCACACGAGGCCTCTCCGTACTGTCCTTGATCCTGGTCGACCTGTACGCATCAATACTGGAAGAGAAAGGAAAACATATGTAAAGACTAAAATCGATAGTTATGTAtggcaatattatttttggacgATATTGATATTTGACTCAAAATATAGAtttgaaagaaaatatatattaaaacaagtttgctactgtaggtagcgttagcttgcgctagtcggctgtacctgcgccaaaacgcCAGTATTTTCCTCTTATAGCTCGTTCCCCCATCTTCGTTAAATAGCGAGCCAACATTTTCAGCACTTTCATTTCACTGACTGATCAAAATGcgttttctcattctctctcgtctctctgcagcagacagtgagcaatatgtttggaaaatCAAATCGCAATATTCAATCACAATACATacagaattgtgagaatcgcaatagtATCGATTCATatcagcacctaagtatcatgGAAACatcgtatcatgaggtccctggcaattcccagccctagtcgTCTCTTGAACTCAGTGAaactaaattaaattaaaataaaagttGTTGATGTCTCAGTAGAAGGGGTGAAGCTCAGCAAGCTACATTAGAGTTTGGGTATGGGCTTTAACTGGTTGGTTACCTGTAGGGCAGGTTGTGGCCATCATCTGTCTCTAGGCTGTCTGATGACCCAGCCCGGAGCATGCGAGCCCTCTGGAACTTACTGGGTCTGGAAACACTGTCAGGAGTTAGGCTCTTAGCGTTGAACGAACTGGCTGGAGTTGACATCTGGGCAGGGATATACATGAAAAAGTAATTAGGTTGGCCCCAAAAAATACATAATTAGCCATAACATTATATCTAGTCCATGGGCACAAATAAAATATGACAAGCTGGCATTAAAGTAGTTGTACGTCCCCAAGACATTAAATGGCTGAAAGATTTTACTACTTTGTATGCTTTTAGTTGTTTCCAGCTTTGTACTTTAACTCACCATCATCTTCACTGGGCTTTTGACCACAGCAGCCACAGTCTCAGAGAAGGGGGCGAGGATGGACATAGAGGAGATGTTCAATTTATCTTCCTCCTCACCACTCTGCACCTCGCTCTGGTCATGGAGCCCGTCAAATATCTCGTTGATCACATCAGAGTTGATGGACTGGTCCACGTTCACCTCTAGCTCATGACTCACATCTTCGTCTGCAGTGAGACAATCGTGAGTGGAATATTATATAGTGACGCCAACGGTATGAACTTAGATTGTAAGGACTGCTCTAATTAAGTTAGTTGTTGACCGAAACCATAGGACATTAAAACACTAACTTGCATCCGATTCAAGCATCCAAAGACTTATTTTTATGATCAGTGTactctttgaaagccaagttagtATGATCAAGTATGATCAAGTAGTATGCTCAGTAAGTACAGTACCTGATTCCTCCACTGAGAATACTACTTGCTTCCCAGGGCTGGAGGTTGGGTTGGTGGCAGCAGTTACATTMAGTTTTTTGGGTGCTGCATTCAGGCCATCCAGAGGGGAAGCAGTTTGCTCATCAGGCTGCTCAATCAGATCCTGAGAATAATTATTACAGGCTAATTTAGCATTTCCTTCCTAATTGCTTTGCAGTCATCCATCATACAACAGTCTGCACATAAAAGGTTGGTCCAAGCATGGTCAAAAGAAATATACTTCACCACCAACCTTGGCCTCTGTGTTTCTCTTGGTGTCTGCCACTTCAGCCTTGATCTTCCAAATGTTGTTCCCTTTCTGGAACCGGTTACGAATCTGAGCAAGTTCCGACTCGCGCTCCTGCAATAAAGAACAAGAAAATTACGATGTTTAATCAGTTTTTCAACAGTCTGGTCACAAAACAAATATCATAATACATGTGTAATACTTTATTTTCAAAAAGAGCGTACAAAAATAAAATGCCAAAGTGCTGTACAAAGGCAAAACTAAAGACATTATGGTAGGTCTGAGTAAATAAAGTGAACTGTACGTACCAGTTTCTGTGCAAGGTCAGCGGTGGTGGTGTTGGCAAGCTGGGCAGCTCTCAGCCTCTCCTTCACCAGCCTGGTGTTGGGGGTCCCAGACTGGCTTACCACAGGGGTATGACCAGCCAGGCCTGCCCCAGACGGGTTTACTACGGTTGGGGTACGAGCGGCAGCTCCATGGCTGGTATCAGTGGAACTCAGGCTGGAGTGCTCCTGGCACCTCTCCCCAAAACGCTCCATGAACGACTTGACACCTGTTGGAAACAGAAAAAGATTTAGTAACTCTTGTGAGGACAATGGAAGTGGACAGCAACAGACAAATGAGCAGAGACTGCATATTAAaacatgtgatatttcagaacAACCTAATAAGCTGTCAACTTCAGCTTAGGAAAAAGAAACCAAGCTAAATTGAGTGCTCATTCTAGCTCACCTGGAGTTCCAGTTGCTCCTGCGGTGCCGCTCTGCTGCAGGGGAGTGGCCGGGGTGGTTTCCTTGGTGAACCTCTCCCTGGTCTGCAGGACAGAGGGCCCAGTGTTAGAGGGCTGTGTAGGGAGCTCTGACTTCTTGGGGCTGGCGTTGACCTCCAGGGCTCGGGACAGGGCCTGGTTCTTCAGGGGACTCTGAGGCACAGGTGAGGCGGAGGGAGCACCTTTTTGGGAGCTGGGTGTGAAGGCTGAGGCTCTACCCTGGCAACTCCTCTGGGGACTGGGTAAAGGAGAGGGGAGACCTCTGCTAGTCTGTCTAGCTGGTCTYGCATCATTTACGTCAGTCTTCTGGGGGCTGGGAAGAACCACTCCGGTGGACTTGACTGGGGAGTTGAAAGGCTGCTGAAGAAATGCAAGACGGAAATGTATTATCCAAACTATTCTAAATAACTTGTTACTGCACACTGCTTTCTTGCAAAGCATCACCACTTATCTTAATTTCTACTTTGAATCTTTTTCACACCCAAAATGCCTCTATAGAATCAGCCTCTCCCATGGGATGACATATTACTCACACAAAAGTTATGTACATCATAATTAATAACCAAGCCAACTGTCGCATTATGACTCACCTGGTTGGAGTCCGGAAAAGGCTTGCTATTTGAAGACTGACTCATTTGTGTCCGGTCTGCAGCCACAGAGATGGGTTTGgcacctgcctctctcctccaaGCAGCGGTGGCGATACTGACACTACCAGGGTTCCCTTGTGCATAGTCTCTGCTACGAGGGGCGGCATGGCTGAGGTCGTCCTCCCAGGACCCAATGCTGGCAGCGAGGTTGGCCAGTCGACCCTTCCTGCCCACGGAGGCTTCTGAGGATGCAGCAGCAGGGACAGGTGTGGGTACCGGGGCCACAGCCTGCCTAGGGTGGGCCTGGCTCTTTACTGGGGACAGAGCTGCTGGGATGTCTGGAACCTCAGAGGTACCTTGAAGGGAAAAATATGGGCATTCATATTTGTCAGGCAAAAACAAATATGCTTTTAATATGATTGTAGTAGTCTAATTCCACACTGATATTGTTGTGTAAAAATGTTGGTTTTCAGGTGATCTATAAAGGTTAAGCAGGTGCTACATGTGCAAATGAAATTATCTAGCTAGTCAACAGGCCACGTGCCTTACCTTCAGAATCCCAGTACTGCCTCTGTTCAGCCAGTCTGGCCAGGCGAGACTTCATGGCAGCAGGGGTAGAGGAGGTGGGAGCCTCCCTCTGCGCTTCTCGGTTCCTCTGAAGAACCGGGCTAGCAGGCACAACCTCCACATTCTTGGTCCTCTGTGGCTGTGGAGCAGCACTCACAGCCACTTTCTCTAGTTCTGGGGCAGAGCGTGCTACCTCCCTGGCCTGCTCTGGGACAAGCTGTGCTGCCAGCATGGGCTCTGGTTCAGGAACGGGAGCAGGAGGGCGGACAGCCACCCTCTCCAAAGAAGAGGCGGCAGAGCGGATGCTGGCTGGGCCTGTTGGGGGCTTCCGGTCAGTCTGGGGGTCTGTCAGAGAAGGGGTCAGGGTGCGAGGAGTCATTGAAGGCTCCCTGTTCTCCTCGCCAATCATGGTGGGCTGGCCAAGTTCACCTGAACGACTCCGCTTTGAGGGAGAGGGCTTGCTGGATGGGTGAGGGGCTAGGGGTGAAGTGAGAAAGACCATAAGTTAAGTTTATACAGTGGGAGATTTCCAATCCACAAAATTAATATTTAAGTATTTGCCTTGAGTACCATATTAAAGCTCACAGATATACATATACAGACGATCTGAAACGTCACCATTTTGTCTATATTTGAATACAGCATAGGGAAAGCTGCAGCCATAGACCCATCCCACTGACTTGATTTGAACAGATAATTCTCAGTGAGCCGTTTCAAAGGTCAAGCTTCCGGTATGGAAAACCATACATGTGCAGGGCATGAAGTTCAACCCCCTCCTAAAGGCTAATGGAGACAtctaaaggttacattaaaacgATTCCCATCAATGCAATACTTACTATCGCAGCCAGAGGGATCACAGGGCTAGAAAATGAATGTATTGGGAAATTATGTTGTATCACATTGAGAATAAATGAGTAAGATCTTACCTTTTTCGATGACAGGCACTGTGACCAGGCTGTTGCAGGTCTCAGCCAGAGGCTCCCTAGCTCGCTTGGCCATCTGTCTGTTAGCAGCAGTGGGTCTCTCTGCCATCTTCTTCTGCAGGTTCTCCCTGCGAGCACGGGTCCTCTCCAGGAGTTTCTGAACAGGTAAAAAAGCACGTTATtagaaaatataacacatttgcatttaaaagcagtgtctaaaccatttgtttttttccttctaaTTTAAATTAATCTAATAACATAACTCAGGAGTAGCCTGACTTACCATCTGTACAGCACTGACTAGCACAGATAACAGTGAAGGACATTACACACCATTGTAAACTTAAGTTTGTGCCATTTTACTATGCTTTCCTTTCTGCTCTATTGCACCCATAGTGAGCAGTGGATGGCGGGGGTCTATGGCTTCAAAATAATGAATACGTTTTAGTACACGTCATAGGGTCAAGAGAAACGAATAGGTCTGGAGGAGATAAGGCTGCAGTTGTCTCTACACTCCTCCCTGGCCACCTCCACTCCTGTCAGTTCTCATCTGTACACCAAAACCCTAGCTGGCCTCCCAGTCCAAGGCAAGATTTATTGCCCTGGCTGCTACAGTGCAAGACTCAACACATTCCTGGCTGTTTCAGTTGCCTAAGCGTCTCACACCCAGCCAGGATGTGTGGAAAACTTGTTAAAGTGTGTGTCATTCCTCAGGAATGAGCCACTTCTGACGTGTTGTGGCTACTGGATTTGAAATCTCCCGGGCATTTCTATTGGTTGGAATTTACATTTTAGGGATTTTGCATACCGCTGCCAGCCACTGCTTTTCTATATCAGAGTTGTCATGAAACACACTTAGTTCCAAACtggagtgacttaaaaaaaaaaatatatatatata
This genomic window from Salvelinus sp. IW2-2015 linkage group LG30, ASM291031v2, whole genome shotgun sequence contains:
- the LOC111955238 gene encoding anillin isoform X3 — protein: MDPFTEKLLERTRARRENLQKKMAERPTAANRQMAKRAREPLAETCNSLVTVPVIEKAPHPSSKPSPSKRSRSGELGQPTMIGEENREPSMTPRTLTPSLTDPQTDRKPPTGPASIRSAASSLERVAVRPPAPVPEPEPMLAAQLVPEQAREVARSAPELEKVAVSAAPQPQRTKNVEVVPASPVLQRNREAQREAPTSSTPAAMKSRLARLAEQRQYWDSEGTSEVPDIPAALSPVKSQAHPRQAVAPVPTPVPAAASSEASVGRKGRLANLAASIGSWEDDLSHAAPRSRDYAQGNPGSVSIATAAWRREAGAKPISVAADRTQMSQSSNSKPFPDSNQQPFNSPVKSTGVVLPSPQKTDVNDARPARQTSRGLPSPLPSPQRSCQGRASAFTPSSQKGAPSASPVPQSPLKNQALSRALEVNASPKKSELPTQPSNTGPSVLQTRERFTKETTPATPLQQSGTAGATGTPGVKSFMERFGERCQEHSSLSSTDTSHGAAARTPTVVNPSGAGLAGHTPVVSQSGTPNTRLVKERLRAAQLANTTTADLAQKLERESELAQIRNRFQKGNNIWKIKAEVADTKRNTEAKDLIEQPDEQTASPLDGLNAAPKKLNVTAATNPTSSPGKQVVFSVEESDEDVSHELEVNVDQSINSDVINEIFDGLHDQSEVQSGEEEDKLNISSMSILAPFSETVAAVVKSPVKMMMSTPASSFNAKSLTPDSVSRPSKFQRARMLRAGSSDSLETDDGHNLPYSIDAYRSTRIKDSTERPRVRQVIVRKEDVSRRAAEEPRSQGHTNVKQKMQVLTNEMNLQQTVISQASQALNCCTDEEHGKGSQVEAEAERLLLIATEKRGALKAELHRLKGEGPSGQMGQGGDMGVTASKGSISLLELRLPLKADFVCSAANNPEWSSHYFFIMIRAGAENTVATPLASTRSAISGDAITFSTKFTMPDVSNDFAIDIEVYCLVQKRELNPDKRKKPSKSKAITPKRFLAITKSSLTPVVASPGGPNAVRTSNFVLVGSHKLTLASIGKNKFSLEKVPFLCPLEGHLYLKMQCEVGSLVEERGFLTMFEDVSGFGAWHRRWCVLSGYSISYWTYPDDEKRKNPIGRINLANCTSCKVEPANREFCARPNTFELITVRPQRESDIETLVSQCKNTMCVTKNWLCADTKDERNVWMQKLNQILVDLRMWQPDSCYRPV